TTATAGCTATTCCAACTGCTTTCACGCCCATAACCTGCAATAAATAGTATCACTAAGTTTATAAATGGTGTGTATATGACCAACCAAAATACATGTGTTTAAGATATAATTCATACCGTAAGTGAACCAGTGAAAGAGCATATTCCAACATATACAACTAGATGTGTTTGACCATATCTTGGAACACAATAGAAAATGAGGATTGAAACTAAAATCACCACTACACAAGTATAGAGAATAAAGCCTGTCGACGAATGAGAGAAAACGTCGTTAGTTTAATTAACCATAAATGTATGATCCAATTTTAAGTTTTCAAACAATTCAATGGGAAAAATACCAAGTTCTGTAGCAAGATGCCACACTTCTTTAACAGAGTGAATAATTCTTTCATGTGGAGCATGCAAAACAATAGTTGTAGATCCCACCATACAAAGAGCACATCCAAGCACACCAAatatgtgcaatttctcttGCAATATGAAGTGAGCTAGTACTGCACTGCACCATGATATGAGTTCATAACTACTTTCATGCAAACATTCAAAAGTAAATTTAGAAGATGTGAAGCTATAtttgtattgaaaaaaataatagaaaagtcCTAAGAACTTATATTTTTAGAGAATACCATATTTATTACCTAACAATGATGCTTAAAGCTCCTAAAGGAGTCACAAGTAGCGCGGGAGCAAATGCATAAGCGGCAAAATTGGCAATTTCTCCGACAATCACTACAAAAAATTGAAGCATTTGTGTGTAGAGTGAGCTGAtcgattttttttaagaggcTAAGACTCGGATGTGTGTAATAACAATGACAAACATTAATACATCGATCTTATATAATCGAGATGTTGATGACCTCCTTGAAGTTAAAGAATTATATGATATGAGATTCATTTGGATACAGAGTAAATGATATTATCTACCTCTTAAGATGATTAAAGTGGTAGTAAAGACCAATAAAATCGTCATCAATGTTGTGTATATACAAATTGGACATGTTGTCTAATATAGTGAAACTCAGTAAATGAGAgtataaaaaacacaaaatctGGAAATCACATACTTGAGATCATTCCAATCCACCACCATGGTTCATACAAATATGCATGTCCTCCTGAGGCTGATCAAATCAAATCCATAAAATGTAATGATTAAAGAAACaaatgtaaattaaaaaaaaatccacaaacaatcaaaattaaaTGGACCTGCGCTTCTTCCTGGagtgtttgatttttttagtcccatttttttaacaataaagcTAGAGCCAATAAAAATGCTAGAAGAAACCGCAAGAACAAGTCCTGTTACGTTGTCTTTGGATATCCCCATGTAATATCACAGGAACATAAATGATTCTCAGAAAATGTTTTAGTGAATCAAATCAATTGTAAATCCAAGATGCAGAATCCAATGAATTTGACCTTAACAATGAACACAAATGATCTTGTTAACAAAAAATGAAGAGAACAAAATTAGATTGCATTATTATCAAATGAAATGCacattagtatatatatatatatatatatatatatatatatatatatatatatatatatatatatatatatatatatatatatatatatatatatatatatatatatatatatatatatatatatatatatatatatatatatatatatatataaaaagtacATACCTCTTTCATGGCACGTTACAAAATGAGTTACTTGGTAACTAAAAGACCATTATTGTGTAGATCAAATAAgggaacaaaataaaatatttgattgagAGTGAAATGTTATAATTTCAAGAGATAGAAGAGGCAAGAGTGAAGAAGATGAGATGTTACACATGAAAACAAGAAACAATAACTTCAACACTCGACGAGATATGATTGTCCGCAACTACCGTTTTCGAATGTCTTTTCGTAATAACCATGAAcaatgttgtgttgtgttgtgttgtgctACTACTAGctatgtttttaaattaataataataaaaacatttCTCATGTCTCATAAATCACCTATTTTTGTGTCCTATAACGAATTTTCAAGcattaatattttgattttgtgaaattttttattttgatttatttttgttattaagTAAAGAAATTAATTGGAATGCACTTACGTTGTAATTTCTTTCATACATGcatcctataaaaaaattatagttcccgtgagcttagcttagTTGTCAGGGATCTCACATTATATGTGTAGGAGTTAGGGTTCGAACCTCAAACATCTCATTTATGAtagattttctagccactaattgataaaaaaaaatcatataaaaatgTCTCTTCAATAGACCATGTTGGCTTTGAAtgcaatttaaatatattactatCTTTGTCCAACAAATGTATCATGTCCGAAAAATTgtctcattttattttatatattactccatttgttttaaattataagtcGTTTTGATCACACAACTTTAAATGTGTAATtaattttgtgttaaaaaaattatgagtaatttataaaattatcctTCATTAATAGTATGGAAAAAAAGTTAAATCATTGGGGAAAAAAATAGAGTAGTAAATAGCCAACggtataagagaaaaaattaaataaaatgtctCATTGGTATTAAAATgtgacttataatttttttttatatataatttagaaCAGATGGATTATTTTACaatatttatgttaatttttctaTTATGCCCGTGACTGTTTATTCTTTTATCTTTCTTCCACTCTTATAATTTGTTCTCGGGTAATTGAGTAAATTAAGTCACattttctcttttccatacaaacAAAAGTAGCTATATTTTTTTCCTTGTTATATGTATTTCACCGTCAT
This portion of the Trifolium pratense cultivar HEN17-A07 linkage group LG3, ARS_RC_1.1, whole genome shotgun sequence genome encodes:
- the LOC123914207 gene encoding probable magnesium transporter NIPA2, which encodes MGISKDNVTGLVLAVSSSIFIGSSFIVKKMGLKKSNTPGRSAASGGHAYLYEPWWWIGMISMIVGEIANFAAYAFAPALLVTPLGALSIIVSAVLAHFILQEKLHIFGVLGCALCMVGSTTIVLHAPHERIIHSVKEVWHLATELGFILYTCVVVILVSILIFYCVPRYGQTHLVVYVGICSFTGSLTVMGVKAVGIAIKLTFEGMNQFIYFQTWFFTLVVIGCCILQINYLNKALDTFNTAVVSPVYYVMFTSLTIFASIIMFKDWDTQNASQIATELCGFVTILAGTFLLHKTKDMGNKPIEQSSAFSTPDRAIFATPEQDNINNNSSPC